Proteins from one Nilaparvata lugens isolate BPH chromosome 10, ASM1435652v1, whole genome shotgun sequence genomic window:
- the LOC120353380 gene encoding uncharacterized protein LOC120353380 isoform X2 — protein sequence MGDMCGRRSGLLFNLVGNVLGFLVSGARWYGLSLYLMDVVLGLADDVDWFLSAFGGVRRDSSLDILGGRPYPVREWAYGERLSSGFLSERQYERWGFLFLGRRRPYALPMFRPPALGLPTDLPLGCSSPPPVSKINHPVHWDGNRRMRWRMRMAANNRVRGPRYPTDLD from the exons ATGGGAGATAtgtgcggtcggcggtccgggctgctcttcaactTGGTGGGCAATGTCCTTGGattcctggtgtccggcgcgcggtggtacgggctgtccctctacctgatggatgtcgtcctcggccTGGCGGATGATGTCGACTGGTTCCTCTCGGCGTTCggcggggtgcggcgcgactccagtcttgacattctcg GAGGGCGTCCATATCCAGTGCGGGAGTGGGCGTATGGCGAACGGTTATCTTCTGGTTTTTTATCCGAGCGACAGTACGAGAGATGGGGGTTCCTGTTTCTGGGGCGTCgtcgtccgtatgctctcccgatgtttcgtcctccggctcttgggctgccgacggatcttccactaggatgcagctctcctccacctgtgtcgaagataaatcatccagtacattgggatggaaatcggcggatgcggtggcggatgcggatggcggcgaacaatcgggtgagagGTCCTCGGTatccgacagacttggattga
- the LOC120353380 gene encoding uncharacterized protein LOC120353380 isoform X1: MDTDLMCCRCCPLWMGDMCGRRSGLLFNLVGNVLGFLVSGARWYGLSLYLMDVVLGLADDVDWFLSAFGGVRRDSSLDILGGRPYPVREWAYGERLSSGFLSERQYERWGFLFLGRRRPYALPMFRPPALGLPTDLPLGCSSPPPVSKINHPVHWDGNRRMRWRMRMAANNRVRGPRYPTDLD; the protein is encoded by the exons ATGGATACTGATTTGAtgtgttgcaggtgctgtcctcTGTGGATGGGAGATAtgtgcggtcggcggtccgggctgctcttcaactTGGTGGGCAATGTCCTTGGattcctggtgtccggcgcgcggtggtacgggctgtccctctacctgatggatgtcgtcctcggccTGGCGGATGATGTCGACTGGTTCCTCTCGGCGTTCggcggggtgcggcgcgactccagtcttgacattctcg GAGGGCGTCCATATCCAGTGCGGGAGTGGGCGTATGGCGAACGGTTATCTTCTGGTTTTTTATCCGAGCGACAGTACGAGAGATGGGGGTTCCTGTTTCTGGGGCGTCgtcgtccgtatgctctcccgatgtttcgtcctccggctcttgggctgccgacggatcttccactaggatgcagctctcctccacctgtgtcgaagataaatcatccagtacattgggatggaaatcggcggatgcggtggcggatgcggatggcggcgaacaatcgggtgagagGTCCTCGGTatccgacagacttggattga